From Paenibacillus sp. PK3_47, the proteins below share one genomic window:
- a CDS encoding LTA synthase family protein: MRLRNHRTLSIKSILFFTVIMLAKSYFAWFYLFEDGPSWSTFFKEIPFVLIIFCLIEWFATKRKIHMYMLVNLLITILFFSLIIYHNHFGIIATSQVIGQAKQVGAVKKSIFAVVHPQYLLIFLDIIIISLVMLSRKKALAWKKSMSLPSNRKVLAGLFAVSLAICMMNIFPNKASMNETIQAEQMGILNYEAYNLLADQEEEQIDLSEITQSVINETKGVQAQPSPVLFGSAKGKNLVIIQMESFQNFLINLSIDGQEITPNLNKLAERSVYFPRFFQQVGQGNTSDAEFIVNTSFYVPPDGPATDIYAGKELPSLPKLLKSQGYNTATFHTNEVEFWNRGELYEALGFDRYYDKTFFGEDDTVFYGASDEVLYSKTAERLAAMNDSGTPFYSHVISMSAHNPFSIPEEKYKMLLPERFEGTFIGDYIRSQNYADYAVGQFIEELKQNGVWEDSLVVLYGDHRGLPIFSLDEEDKILMEEILGHEYTERDLINIPFMITSAGAPAPAVKNQLGGQVDILPTVANLLGISLDNHIHFGQDILNQTSYNLLPQRYYLPTGSFVNNEELFLSGSGFEDGQHYTLSGDGGRPLQSTEDEFNRALELLRLSDSYVTQLPDREVVEEEE, encoded by the coding sequence ATGCGGTTGAGAAACCATCGTACACTAAGCATTAAATCCATACTATTTTTTACTGTCATCATGCTTGCGAAAAGTTACTTTGCCTGGTTCTACCTCTTCGAGGACGGCCCCTCCTGGAGCACCTTTTTCAAGGAAATCCCGTTTGTGCTCATTATTTTTTGCCTGATTGAATGGTTTGCCACCAAACGGAAAATACACATGTACATGCTGGTGAATCTGTTAATTACGATTCTGTTCTTCTCCCTCATCATCTACCATAATCACTTCGGCATTATTGCAACGTCACAGGTGATCGGGCAGGCCAAACAGGTGGGAGCCGTTAAAAAGAGTATTTTTGCGGTTGTCCATCCTCAGTATCTGCTGATTTTTCTGGACATTATTATCATTAGCCTCGTGATGCTGAGCCGGAAAAAAGCGCTGGCCTGGAAAAAATCCATGTCGCTCCCAAGCAACCGCAAAGTGCTCGCCGGCTTGTTCGCAGTCTCCCTGGCGATTTGTATGATGAATATTTTCCCGAACAAAGCCAGCATGAACGAGACGATCCAGGCCGAGCAAATGGGCATTTTGAATTACGAAGCCTATAACCTGCTGGCAGACCAGGAAGAAGAACAAATTGATTTATCTGAAATCACGCAATCTGTGATTAATGAAACCAAGGGAGTTCAGGCACAGCCCAGTCCGGTCCTGTTCGGATCTGCCAAAGGCAAGAATCTGGTCATCATCCAGATGGAGTCCTTCCAGAATTTCCTGATTAATCTGTCTATTGACGGACAGGAAATTACACCGAATCTGAATAAGCTTGCGGAGCGCAGCGTTTATTTCCCGCGGTTTTTCCAGCAGGTGGGGCAAGGGAACACTTCGGATGCTGAATTCATTGTGAATACCTCCTTTTATGTTCCGCCGGATGGTCCGGCAACGGATATTTACGCAGGCAAGGAGCTGCCAAGTTTGCCGAAGCTGCTGAAGTCACAAGGCTACAACACCGCTACCTTCCATACGAATGAAGTGGAGTTCTGGAACCGCGGGGAGCTGTACGAAGCGCTTGGGTTTGACCGTTACTACGACAAAACCTTCTTCGGTGAGGACGACACCGTATTCTACGGTGCTTCCGATGAGGTGCTCTACTCCAAAACTGCAGAGCGGCTGGCTGCGATGAATGACAGCGGAACTCCTTTTTACTCGCATGTCATCTCAATGTCCGCACACAATCCGTTCTCCATACCGGAGGAGAAGTATAAGATGCTGCTTCCGGAACGGTTCGAAGGCACCTTCATCGGCGACTATATCCGTTCCCAGAATTACGCAGACTATGCGGTCGGCCAGTTCATCGAAGAGCTTAAGCAGAACGGCGTATGGGAAGACAGCCTGGTTGTACTGTACGGCGATCACCGCGGGCTGCCTATTTTTTCACTGGATGAAGAAGACAAGATCCTCATGGAAGAAATCCTGGGTCATGAGTATACGGAACGCGACCTGATCAACATTCCCTTTATGATTACCTCTGCAGGGGCTCCGGCTCCAGCCGTTAAGAATCAATTGGGCGGTCAGGTGGATATTTTGCCGACGGTAGCCAATCTGCTGGGTATTTCTCTGGATAACCATATCCATTTCGGGCAGGATATCCTGAATCAGACATCCTACAATCTGCTGCCGCAGCGTTATTACCTCCCTACCGGATCGTTCGTGAATAACGAAGAGCTGTTCTTATCCGGCAGCGGGTTCGAGGACGGCCAGCATTACACCTTATCCGGTGACGGCGGCAGACCGCTGCAATCCACCGAGGATGAATTCAACCGTGCGCTGGAGCTTCTCCGGCTGTCGGACAGCTATGTGACACAACTACCTGACCGGGAAGTTGTGGAAGAAGAAGAATAA